Proteins encoded by one window of Nicotiana tabacum cultivar K326 chromosome 10, ASM71507v2, whole genome shotgun sequence:
- the LOC142165390 gene encoding protein trichome birefringence-like 43: MAVCYSVSAIAIVSTFVTIFSLSLFLNSKNKIFNKDVSLLGTNGCDIYKGSWIFDDSYPLYNSSTCPFIEESWDCQKNGRPDEEYLKYRWQPYGCNLPRFNGTEFLLKYKGKRIMFVGDSLGQNQWHSLACMIHASQPQAKYIMDKIGRHYTFSLPDYNIWLLFLGNPLIVDIITEKGSRVLKIDSISSENVWKEMDVLVFNTWHWWNRTGINKQTWNSIQDGNTTYKDMNRLELYKKAINTWAKWADSNLNSTKTSVFFQGVSPDHEK; the protein is encoded by the exons ATGGCCGTTTGTTACTCTGTATCTGCCATTGCCATTGTATCAACTTTTGTAACCATCTTTTCACTTTCCCTTTTCTTGAATTCGAAAAACAAGATCTTCAATAAAGATGTAAGCTTATTAGGAACAAACGGATGCGATATTTACAAAGGAAGTtggatttttgatgattcatATCCACTCTATAATTCATCAACTTGTCCCTTTATTGAGGAATCATGGGACTGCCAAAAGAATGGACGCCCTGAtgaagaatatttaaaatatagaTGGCAGCCCTATGGATGTAATTTGCCGAG ATTTAATGGAACTGAATTCTTGTTAAAATACAAAGGAAAGCGTATCATGTTTGTTGGAGATTCACTGGGTCAAAATCAATGGCATTCTCTTGCGTGTATGATTCATGCATCACAACCACAAGCCAAGTATATCATGGATAAAATTGGAAGGCATTATACATTCAGCCTCCCA GATTACAATATTTGGTTATTATTTCTTGGGAATCCTCTCATTGTTGACATTATCACGGAAAAAGGCTCAAGAGTACTGAAGATTGATTCTATCAGTTCGGAAAATGTCTGGAAAGAAATGGATGTGTTGGTGTTTAATACATGGCACTGGTGGAATCGCACAGGGATTAATAAACAAAC TTGGAATAGCATTCAAGATGGGAATACTACGTACAAAGATATGAACAGATTAGAACTTTACAAAAAAGCAATAAATACATGGGCAAAATGGGCAGACTCTAATCTCAACTCCACAAAAACAAGTGTCTTTTTTCAAGGAGTTTCTCCTGACCATGAGAAGTAA